A single Thermodesulfobacteriota bacterium DNA region contains:
- the rpoB gene encoding DNA-directed RNA polymerase subunit beta — protein sequence MSKRSLAIKRIRKNFGRIKKIIEIPDLIGMQRESFRRFLQMDVPPEKRENIGLQAVYNSVFPIKDFTGSASLEFVSYRFSEVKHSVEECVHRGMSYEIPLRITVRLVVYDIDSETGVSNIRDIKEQEIYFGTLPLMTEKGTFIINGTERVVVSQLHRSSGVFFDHDKGKSHSSGKIIYSSRIIPVRGSWIDMEIDPKDIVHIRIDRRRKFPVTILFKAFGYSVEDILSFFYKTDKIILRGKSIFKQFDADLVKGQRIGKDIKDPETGNILVKKGRIITQKAIKRLKTTKAKMIRIAESDIMDKVVAHAIIDPETGAPILKANESIDEEILMKLKDVGITEFEVLFIDMVTTSDSICKTLVLDKVETKEEAIIEIYRRLRPGNPATPEVAQAFVDNLFFKTTYYDLSDVGRLKIKQRLGIESSINLRTLRKEDILLTAKALIALKDTQGTVDDIDHLGNRRVRAVGELLENQYRIGLVRMERAIKERMSLQEVDALMPHDLINPKPVSAVVKEFFGTSQLSQFMDQTNPLSETTHKRRLSALGPGGLTRERAGFEVRDVHPSHYGRICPIETPEGPNIGLIVSLSTYARVNNYGFIETPYRVVENATISKEVKFFDAFEEREHPIAQANAPVNEKGEYVNPLVTSRVAGEFMMVKRDDIELMDISPNQLVSISASLIPFLENDDANRALMGSNMQRQAVPLLTCESPLVGTGIEAIVARDSGGSIVAKRDAVVVDVDASRIVLKHDPSGVSSEKDVTIYNLSKFIRSNQNTCFNHRPIVRQGQRVKKGEIIADGPATERGELALGKNVTVAFMPWGGYNYEDSILIGERLVREGIFTSVHIVEFEIVARDTKLGKEEITRDIPNAGDEALKNLDESGIIRLGAEVDAGDVLVGKITPKGETQLSPEEKLLRAIFGEKAGDVKDTSLRVPPGAKGIVIDAKVFSRRGVEKDDRTSMIEDEEITALKKDQKDELAVIEEVVRDEIEQLLCGQKCYASLKKGKKVLIPKGTTIDSKILAGIPVAQVEGIVLKDPSTTEKVHEILERYRDQRELCRMVYEQQISRYEKGDDLPPGVIKMVKVYVAMKRKLSVGDKMAGRHGNKGVVSRILPQEDLPYFADGTPVDMVLNPLGVPSRMNVGQILEIHLGLAAKGLGNQLNKLLEEYKTKELRDKLRKVFSDKETKKMINGMDETGICDFADNYKNGVHMATPVFDGAKEDEIKSLLDEAGFDISGQATLYDGRTGERFDKKITVGSMYVMKLHHLVDDKIHARSIGPYSLVTQQPLGGKAQFGGQRLGEMEVWAMEAYGAAYALQEFLTVKSDDMAGRTRMYEKIVKGQNVLEPGIPESFRVMTKELKSLGLNIELLEE from the coding sequence ATGTCCAAAAGGTCTCTGGCAATTAAGCGTATAAGAAAAAACTTTGGTAGAATAAAAAAAATCATTGAAATTCCTGATCTTATCGGAATGCAACGGGAGTCTTTTAGGCGGTTTTTACAAATGGATGTTCCACCGGAAAAACGTGAGAATATCGGTTTGCAGGCTGTTTATAATTCAGTATTTCCCATCAAGGATTTTACCGGAAGCGCTTCCCTTGAATTTGTTTCATACAGATTTTCTGAGGTGAAGCACAGTGTGGAAGAATGCGTTCATCGGGGGATGAGCTATGAAATTCCTCTGCGCATTACCGTCCGGCTGGTCGTTTATGATATAGACAGCGAAACCGGGGTTTCAAATATTCGCGACATTAAAGAGCAGGAGATTTATTTCGGCACACTTCCGTTAATGACCGAAAAAGGTACATTTATCATAAACGGAACAGAAAGGGTCGTCGTCAGCCAGCTGCACCGCTCATCCGGTGTTTTCTTTGATCATGACAAAGGAAAGTCCCATTCAAGCGGTAAAATTATTTACAGCTCCAGAATCATCCCTGTTCGTGGTTCCTGGATTGACATGGAAATAGATCCAAAAGATATTGTGCATATCAGGATCGACAGAAGACGTAAGTTTCCGGTTACGATTTTATTTAAAGCGTTTGGCTATAGCGTTGAAGATATCCTTAGCTTTTTTTATAAAACGGATAAAATAATTCTTCGCGGTAAGAGCATTTTTAAACAGTTTGATGCCGATCTTGTTAAGGGACAGCGTATCGGCAAGGATATCAAAGACCCTGAAACCGGTAATATTCTAGTTAAGAAAGGTAGGATCATTACCCAGAAGGCAATTAAAAGACTTAAGACCACCAAGGCCAAGATGATCCGCATAGCGGAATCGGATATTATGGATAAAGTGGTTGCCCACGCCATTATCGATCCTGAAACCGGAGCACCTATTCTCAAAGCCAATGAAAGTATTGATGAAGAAATACTTATGAAATTAAAAGATGTCGGTATTACAGAATTTGAAGTGCTGTTTATTGACATGGTGACCACCAGCGACTCTATTTGCAAGACCCTGGTGCTCGATAAGGTCGAGACCAAAGAGGAAGCCATTATCGAGATATATAGAAGACTCAGACCGGGAAACCCTGCAACACCGGAAGTGGCCCAGGCTTTTGTGGACAACTTGTTTTTCAAGACAACCTATTATGACCTTTCAGACGTTGGCCGGCTGAAAATCAAGCAGCGCCTTGGCATTGAAAGTTCGATTAACCTGAGAACTCTCAGGAAAGAAGACATACTGCTTACCGCCAAAGCCCTTATCGCACTGAAAGATACCCAGGGGACCGTTGATGATATCGATCATTTGGGCAACCGGCGTGTCAGAGCTGTGGGGGAGCTTCTTGAAAACCAGTATCGTATCGGACTGGTTCGTATGGAACGGGCTATTAAAGAACGGATGAGCCTTCAGGAGGTCGATGCACTTATGCCCCACGACCTCATTAATCCAAAACCGGTTTCCGCTGTAGTAAAAGAGTTTTTTGGGACCAGCCAGCTGTCACAGTTCATGGATCAGACAAATCCACTTTCAGAAACGACCCATAAAAGGCGGCTCAGCGCTCTGGGGCCGGGTGGGCTTACCCGTGAACGTGCCGGGTTTGAAGTAAGAGATGTACATCCTTCCCATTACGGCCGGATTTGCCCCATTGAGACGCCTGAAGGACCGAACATCGGGCTTATCGTATCCTTGAGCACTTATGCAAGGGTTAATAATTACGGGTTTATCGAAACACCGTACCGGGTGGTCGAAAACGCAACCATTTCAAAAGAAGTGAAGTTCTTTGATGCATTTGAAGAAAGAGAACATCCCATTGCCCAGGCGAATGCACCGGTAAATGAAAAGGGTGAGTATGTGAATCCACTTGTTACCTCACGTGTTGCCGGTGAGTTCATGATGGTTAAGCGTGATGATATAGAGCTTATGGATATATCTCCCAATCAGCTGGTGAGCATCTCAGCCTCGCTTATTCCTTTCCTGGAAAATGATGATGCCAACAGGGCGTTGATGGGATCAAACATGCAGCGACAGGCAGTTCCCTTGCTGACATGCGAATCGCCGCTGGTCGGTACCGGTATTGAGGCCATAGTAGCCAGAGATTCGGGGGGCTCGATCGTGGCAAAAAGAGATGCAGTGGTGGTGGATGTGGATGCTTCCCGAATTGTCTTGAAACATGATCCATCGGGGGTTTCTTCAGAAAAGGATGTCACCATCTATAACCTTTCAAAATTTATTCGAAGCAATCAAAATACATGTTTCAACCATCGTCCGATTGTTAGACAGGGTCAGCGGGTTAAAAAAGGAGAGATCATTGCTGACGGACCGGCAACGGAGAGGGGAGAGCTGGCTCTTGGAAAAAATGTCACTGTCGCCTTCATGCCATGGGGTGGATACAATTATGAGGATTCTATCTTAATTGGTGAAAGACTTGTAAGAGAAGGCATCTTCACATCGGTTCATATTGTCGAATTTGAGATAGTGGCAAGGGATACCAAACTGGGAAAGGAAGAAATCACCCGGGATATACCGAATGCCGGAGATGAGGCTTTAAAAAACCTTGATGAGAGCGGTATTATTAGACTGGGGGCTGAAGTCGATGCCGGCGATGTTCTGGTTGGGAAAATTACGCCTAAGGGAGAGACCCAGCTTTCTCCGGAAGAAAAGCTGTTGCGAGCCATATTTGGTGAAAAAGCAGGGGATGTGAAAGATACCTCTCTGCGAGTTCCCCCAGGTGCAAAAGGGATTGTTATTGATGCCAAAGTTTTTTCAAGGCGTGGCGTGGAAAAAGATGATCGTACCAGCATGATAGAAGACGAGGAGATCACCGCACTTAAAAAAGATCAAAAGGATGAACTTGCTGTCATCGAGGAGGTGGTTCGCGATGAGATCGAGCAGTTGCTTTGCGGACAAAAATGTTACGCTTCTTTGAAAAAAGGTAAGAAGGTTCTTATTCCAAAAGGCACCACCATAGACTCTAAAATACTTGCCGGGATTCCTGTGGCCCAGGTTGAGGGGATTGTTTTGAAAGATCCTTCAACTACGGAAAAGGTACATGAAATTCTTGAACGTTACCGAGACCAGCGCGAGCTTTGCAGGATGGTCTATGAACAGCAGATTAGCAGGTACGAAAAAGGGGATGACCTTCCGCCGGGCGTCATTAAGATGGTCAAGGTTTATGTGGCCATGAAGCGGAAGCTTTCCGTGGGAGACAAGATGGCTGGTCGCCACGGTAACAAAGGTGTGGTGTCAAGAATTCTTCCTCAGGAAGATCTGCCCTATTTTGCCGATGGAACTCCTGTGGATATGGTTCTTAATCCTCTGGGGGTGCCGTCTCGTATGAATGTCGGGCAGATTCTTGAGATCCATTTAGGACTTGCCGCCAAAGGTCTTGGTAATCAGCTGAATAAACTGCTTGAAGAATATAAGACAAAAGAGCTTAGGGATAAATTAAGAAAAGTATTTTCTGATAAAGAAACAAAAAAAATGATCAATGGCATGGACGAAACCGGGATTTGTGATTTTGCCGATAATTATAAAAATGGGGTTCACATGGCCACTCCGGTTTTTGATGGCGCCAAGGAAGATGAAATCAAATCACTTCTTGATGAAGCGGGTTTTGATATCAGTGGCCAGGCAACCTTGTATGACGGCCGCACAGGGGAGCGCTTTGATAAAAAAATTACGGTGGGCTCAATGTATGTGATGAAACTGCATCACCTGGTGGATGATAAAATACATGCACGGTCTATTGGCCCTTACTCACTCGTTACCCAGCAGCCTCTTGGCGGAAAAGCGCAGTTTGGTGGTCAGAGGCTGGGTGAAATGGAAGTCTGGGCGATGGAGGCTTATGGCGCTGCTTATGCCTTGCAGGAATTTCTCACCGTTAAGTCGGATGACATGGCTGGAAGGACGCGTATGTATGAAAAGATTGTAAAAGGTCAGAATGTACTTGAACCGGGTATACCGGAGTCTTTCAGGGTTATGACAAAGGAATTGAAAAGCTTGGGTTTGAATATAGAG
- the rplL gene encoding 50S ribosomal protein L7/L12, giving the protein MAKITKDDVIDFIANMSVLDLSELVKEMEEKFGVSAAAPVAMMAAGPAGDAGGAAAEEKTEFDVILTSFGDKKIQVIKEVRAITGLGLKDAKTLVDEAPKPVKEGVPKDEAEKIKSQLEEAGAQVEVK; this is encoded by the coding sequence ATGGCAAAAATTACCAAAGATGATGTAATAGATTTTATTGCGAATATGTCAGTACTAGATCTGTCTGAGCTTGTTAAGGAAATGGAAGAGAAATTCGGAGTGTCGGCTGCTGCTCCGGTTGCCATGATGGCCGCAGGCCCCGCAGGTGATGCTGGAGGCGCAGCAGCGGAGGAAAAAACAGAGTTTGATGTTATTTTGACCTCATTTGGTGATAAGAAGATTCAGGTGATTAAGGAAGTCAGAGCGATTACCGGTCTCGGGCTAAAGGATGCCAAAACCCTTGTAGATGAAGCTCCAAAGCCGGTTAAGGAAGGTGTTCCAAAGGATGAGGCAGAAAAAATCAAGAGCCAGCTTGAAGAGGCGGGAGCTCAGGTTGAGGTAAAATAG
- the rplJ gene encoding 50S ribosomal protein L10 gives MIETTPMCLESIKVRRRKSPLVFTGRERGCDQDVKIDEKKRIVEELHEKFSKSEVVILTDYKGLDVDSINDLRRKLKESQVQYQVVKNSLLIRASEDTDVELIKDRFKGPSAVALSFEDPVSPAKVLTKFAGENEKLEIKAGVMNGKVLDISAIKALSDLPSREVLIGQLLSTMNGVPTSFVRALVDGQRRLLNVLMAIKEQKEAA, from the coding sequence ATGATTGAAACCACACCCATGTGTTTGGAATCAATCAAAGTCAGAAGACGCAAATCACCTTTGGTTTTTACAGGTCGGGAAAGGGGGTGTGATCAAGACGTGAAAATAGATGAGAAGAAAAGAATCGTTGAAGAACTCCATGAAAAGTTTTCAAAATCAGAAGTTGTAATCCTGACCGATTATAAAGGCCTTGACGTCGATTCTATCAATGATTTGCGGAGAAAGCTGAAAGAATCACAGGTTCAGTATCAGGTGGTTAAAAATTCACTTTTAATCAGGGCTTCCGAAGATACTGATGTTGAATTGATAAAAGACAGGTTCAAGGGGCCAAGTGCAGTGGCATTGAGCTTTGAAGACCCGGTCTCACCTGCAAAGGTTTTGACCAAATTTGCAGGGGAAAATGAAAAACTTGAAATTAAAGCAGGGGTCATGAACGGAAAGGTGCTTGATATAAGCGCAATTAAGGCTTTATCGGATCTGCCTTCCCGTGAAGTACTCATCGGGCAGTTGCTTTCCACAATGAATGGTGTACCGACCAGCTTTGTGAGAGCTCTGGTTGACGGGCAACGACGGCTGCTTAATGTGTTGATGGCAATTAAAGAACAAAAAGAGGCTGCCTAA
- the rplA gene encoding 50S ribosomal protein L1, giving the protein MPKRGKKYIESRKKTAVNNKNDFNEAIKLIVDSSFAKFDETIDVAVRLGVDPRHADQMVRGTVVLPNGLGKEVKVLVFAKGEKEKEATDAGADFVGNEDLIDKIKEGWFGFDKAIATPDIMGTVGKIGRILGPRGLMPNAKTGTVTFDIARAVKELKAGKIDFRVEKAGIIHAPMGKVSFGAEKIVENVAAFLETVIRLKPSSSKGTYLKGISISTTMGPGIKIDISSVKDLVK; this is encoded by the coding sequence ATGCCTAAACGGGGTAAGAAATATATTGAGTCAAGAAAGAAGACAGCGGTAAATAATAAAAATGATTTTAATGAGGCCATCAAGCTGATCGTAGATTCATCTTTTGCAAAATTTGATGAGACCATTGATGTGGCTGTGCGACTTGGTGTTGATCCGCGCCATGCCGACCAAATGGTTCGCGGGACGGTTGTGCTGCCTAATGGTCTTGGCAAAGAGGTCAAAGTGCTGGTATTTGCCAAAGGAGAAAAAGAAAAAGAGGCCACAGATGCAGGGGCCGATTTTGTGGGAAATGAAGATTTAATTGACAAGATTAAAGAAGGATGGTTCGGCTTTGATAAAGCGATAGCCACGCCCGATATAATGGGGACTGTTGGAAAAATAGGGAGAATTTTAGGTCCACGGGGACTCATGCCCAATGCAAAGACCGGAACGGTTACCTTTGATATTGCAAGAGCAGTTAAAGAACTTAAAGCCGGGAAGATAGATTTCAGGGTTGAGAAAGCAGGTATTATTCATGCACCTATGGGCAAGGTCTCATTCGGAGCAGAGAAGATCGTTGAAAATGTCGCTGCATTTTTAGAAACGGTAATTCGTCTCAAACCGTCTTCAAGTAAAGGAACCTACCTGAAAGGTATCTCAATATCAACTACAATGGGGCCTGGAATCAAAATAGACATTTCCAGTGTTAAAGATTTAGTGAAATAA